The Capsicum annuum cultivar UCD-10X-F1 chromosome 3, UCD10Xv1.1, whole genome shotgun sequence genomic sequence TTAGGCATCGATTATAAATGTAATGATATTGGTGTTACTTCCAGGAGCTTCCCAGGTTTTTCAACTAATGAAATCATTTAGACTTGAAGCgaaattcttttcttttcatatttacatTACCACTCACTTAGCTAACGAAAACATAAAATCACTTTAATTCATTAATCAACTAACTACTTCATTTGATTTAGCAAGTGCTCCAGCCTCAGTTAGCATAGGAACAAGATTCCCTTCCCTGTGCAAAGTAGTTGTGGCTGCAAAATGAAAACAATGAAAATGAACTTGTCCATGAATAATTCATAAAGATCACAAAGAGCTACGAGAAAAGGGTGACCATGAATACGTACAGTCACAACCACCAATGTGCTTCCCGCTGATGAAGACGTTTGGTAGAGTTCGCTGACCAGTCCATTCAGCCAATGCTGCGTGGATCTCGTCTACATAATCATTGGCACATTTAATAGAATTGAAATAACAATAAGAAAGCTAATCCAGTTGACAATAAGTTCTTTCATTCTATACTGAAGAACATTGTTGGTTAATTAGAAaactatatatggatcaataAACTAACAATCGAATGTATCTTTTTCCGATCAGAGGAATCAACTAAATTAAACTGGTCACTTAATTAGGAGAAACTACTTGTTTCAACTACATTCCTGCTATTGTTTAACTCGATTTCCCCAATTGCGTTGCTTACCTAGAGCATGAATAGACATAACTAAGCTAGCGTTTggtcataaattttaaaatttattttcgaaTATATGTTTGGTTATGTAATTTGAATCTTCAAATATTTTCAGGCTCCCGAGCCACATCAAATCGCAAaacttctaatttttttcctGCTCATGTCTAAACGCAAGTtcaaaagataatgaaattttcaaatttcaagtttcgAACAGTACTGCTAATCAGAAAGAGAGGTCTTACTTTCAGAATCTAACTCAACAGCCTTGAACGAAGCACCGAGCGTAGACAACAAATCCTTGGCGCTAACGCAGAATGGACAATATGTCTTGCTGAAAATTCAATTCAGATCAAacaaataaaactaataacacTATTTGTTCACatttatacaaattaaaaagattaaataGAGAGGTAATTACCTGAAGACCACAACTGGATTGCCAGAAACAATTTCCTTAGCCTTGGCAAGTGCCATTTTTTCGGTTAATAATACCTTCTTTAAGCTCTATTTAAAGTTGACGACGAGACGGAAATTGGAGGAAACTGTGGCCTTAAGACCCTTTTAATTAAGTCCTCAACCAATTAAATGGCATAAGTTGGATTCAGTAATATTAATTAAGTTAAAATGAGTCAAATTATTCAAATAAGTATAGGAGTTGTCCAACAACTGTTCAATTATCTAATAACTGCGCATAATTGTTAAACAACTAGTTGTGGAGTAAAAATGTAAAAGTAAAAAGTTTGGACAATGCTGAAAATTTActcaattttaaaacttttcgACTCCCACTTAATTGACAAACTCTTTTATCCCCTTTTGATTGCTTTCTCCCCAAAATTTGGGTCATTTGCACTTTTTTCAGTATTTTGTTAGAAACgtctttaatttttattcctcAAGGCAAACATTAGGCTTAGGCTTCATTTAATCAtgagaaattttcttttttcagaaaaaactatttaattttattcaaaaattggttgtttggccataaaaattttagTGAAAACAATTGCATACTGAAATTCAAGAGatgggagggggaggggggttgAATTGAAAACTTTTTCTCTTGAGTCAACTGATTAGCTTTGTCAGTCAACTCACCTGCAAGTTAATATACTTGATAAAACAGAACTAAACCGAAAGCATAAACGAAAGATAATAAAGAACTCAGAGTTTTCTGCTGATTCGAATCACCAGTGTGTTTCCCATTTCAGTTCCCTTGGCTTTCAAGGGTTTCCGTTAAAGCTTAATTTGAGAGAGAGTTATGAAAGAGTTGAACCAGTTCTGAATCGCAATCTAATGTtctcagatcttgtgacacaaccttGACTCGTATAACTAATGGACCGActcaatctttttctttttgtaactaTTGCAAACTGACAAATTTACAAAGCTTTATGATGGCTGTTGAGACAAAATTTTAGTTTCCTGTGAAGTTGCATGTTGATCCCTCTGTCTTCTATGCCTTTATATAATCTTCTTTTTCGGCTGCTTTCTTGCTCCAAAAAAGAAAATCCAAGGAAATTTCATTCAATCAACTATTTGTATGGATTCCTTGATTGTGTATTCATATCTTTTAGTGCGTCCATATAATTAGATATGTTCGCGCGTGTGATATGCTTTTTCTTTGCTGACTTAGCGTACCATATTTATACATGTCTATATAGATATGTCATATGTCCATGTAAGAAATATGATTCTTCTCCTTATATTGCGTCACACTAATCTTCTCTATCCGATTACTCACAGAGATCTTTTTCTTATATAGGAGTCTTTTGGTTTCTTGTGAGATCTTTCACATCCAGAATCGCCTAATTGATTCTTTTCATGTTTAGTCCATCAtcttttgcatcacaaaattttTCTGATTTGGTCCTGCatatttattatgttagtttatcattattaaaatattaagtaATTATAGGAGGCTAACACAtacttgtttttatattttttttcatttcacttTTTCACCTCTTAGTTATTATTCTTTAGTACACcgtaatttaatttaattttttgaaaaaagagcATAATTAAACATAACTTAAATTTCAActctaaaaatttttaaaaaataattcttcttttattttcgtagtcaaactccaactaataacttaTTAGAATGACAATCACACTATTAAATAACGAATATATCCTAAAATATTCTAGGCTAGCGGCCCATATTCTACTATATAATAAGTCACaataagcagctgaagcaggttGCTCATGatcaacatgcctgcttcagctgcttcaatcatgattttactatattattcctaagtaattattataagtaatttatgtattaaaaaattaaaagtatttaataaaaaaattaaaataaacatttatgacatgactgcttcagctgcttcaaccgtgcttttactatatcactcataattaattattataagttatttaattattaaaaaattaataatatttaataaaaagataaaataaacataaaatgataaattattttttgatgttttaaattaacttgacgtcttatatgagactacttaaaaaaaaattcacaagtatttgttataataattttactatgtcacttctaattagtagaatagaagaaaaaatattataaatcacaataattaaaaacttaaataatttaaaaaatataattgactatcaatgccataaaagtttgaacaagttaaaatattgttatacaaatttcatcaaccTAAATATAATAACGAATGAAGATTTtatttaaatgatagaattatacataacgtAGAATTTTAAACGATTAACATTGAATCGTAGCACGGCGTAAGCCGACTAGCTAGGAATAAGGTAAAAATAGTTCAGATCTTGACTATTTATTAGGTAGTACGTACAAGATAAATTGGAGGATCTTAGCATAGCTCAGGAATAATAGGAAAATAGCACAAGTTAGAACTTAGAAatgtaaataatataaaaaaaaaaataagttcaaGAGATAATACAACCTGAATTTAAACGTGTACCTGACCATTTCATCATACTTAAAAGCGAATTATCATGTCTTATCCCCAGTAAAAACACAAATTCATTCATTCAAGGTTGGTCACCTCGTTTCCTTCGGCGGCCTTTCATCATGCATATCACTAACAACTTTATGTGCATTTAATTACATTTAACATATAAGTATAAAGGTTGAACTTATCTAACAATCataaaaaattcttaattatttgcATGCAGTACACTTCCACACAAAAGTGTCTCCCGTTGCAATTACAAATTTGATAAAACATacataattatggtttgaatttTGTATTTGTAGCTCTTGAAAGGTTTGGAATTGCTCATAAATAAGAAATGCTTACTTATACATTAAATCATATCAGAGTTCGCTGCAAAGTACTTAGATGCTATAATCATTAGGAGCAGCACCTCTtagaaaattcaataatatataaaaataatctaTGCAAAATCCAGTCAGAAAAAATGATTATCAtctaaaattcaaaaactaaaagtATTTAACCCGCCtttaatcatatgaaaacaaattAGATATGTATACGTTGGTTTTCTTGCGTCATcctaattacatcacatatatatAGTCATCACGGAGCTTGCTAGCTAAGGAAAATAACTTTTTACCTTTGATTTGCCAAGCAAAAGGAGACGCCAAAAAATTCCACCAATGGTGTGGGGCTTTAATGGGTTCTATAAGATTCAAAGTTGCACCTATCTTTATATCCTTAAACATAAATTAACGTTATTGAAGAATCATTTAGCtacataaaaaaaacttttttccaACTTTCGAGTATTCTAGTCATCTTTATCAGTTAGTAAAAGGGTCGAGGTGTATTCGTTCTATAATATTCAAAGTTGCACCCATCTTTATATCCTTTTGAACATAAATTAAGGTTGTTGAAAAATCTTATAGCCACATCCTAAAAGAGGCTCTTTCTCTTTTTCCAACTTTGACTATTCTAGTTATATTTATCAGTTAATAAAAGGGTCGAGGTGCATGTATTCGAATAAAAAATAttggaaaggaaaaataatttgaagataaACTTGTTTCATGCACACAACATAGTCAAGAATTCTTCCCATTTGGTTCGTCCCATTTTTAACATGCCCTTTTGGTAGATTTCCTCGGAAAAAAAAACCCTTTCAGCTGCGGACTCGGTAAAATTAAAGCTTTCACTTCTTAGGGTTGCTAGatagaaagaaagcaaaaagcaCAATAAGATAGTTTATTTAATTCATGTAGATAGTTTATGTTATTCATGTCGGATGAGTTTTGAGCGCGAGCTAACACTAATGCATCCGTAAGGACCCGCAACTCTAGGAGGGGCCACCAACTGCCCGAATGACTATATATAGCAGATCCTCTCTTTATCAGAGAATAGCGCTTTAATCTGCAGCAAAGAAGTAACAGTAACAAAAAACCCAATTGCACGACAGGAGCTTTACGAACGGAGTTATTTGCCAAGGCCCAAGAGTCAAGAGGACCATACATTATAATCATATGGTTCATTTCTATTCAAAAGAATTATTCTTCCTTGTTGAGACTTGAGTCTTGACTGATTGTTGCAACAGTAACTAAGTGTTCAGGAACACCAGCGTACAGTGACATAATAATGCTGAATTGCTCACAGATGGACTCAAGAAATGGATTTTAATTAAGGATCCTAATTCAAATGAGACGATATACACAACCCTTTGAGGAGGAGTAAGTATGCACCACTCTAATACCTGCTAGTTCCTATCTGAACAatctcagaaactagagaaggaATGTCAATGGACAGTGCATAGCGTTATGTTCACTGTGAAGGGTATGGTTAGGGGCTAGGGCCAAAAAAATCTGTGATTATTTGCTGAGATCTCCGTCAGCTCATACGTGTTCTGTGCTCTCACTTCTCACAACACAAAATCCAGGATAACTTAAGCATGCAAAAGTATAATTACCCAAAAACTCAGTTTCACTAAAAGTGAGAGAAAAGTCGCAGACTATTCATGTTAACGCCTCTTCATTTGGTTTAGCTTGCTAACTTAATCAAGTACTTGTGTCAAAAACATGTTTAATCAAGGAAATTATCAGTAAAAAGGTAAAACTTCTTTGTGGAATTATTCAAGGCGAATTAGGCTTAGAATTTATTGTTCGCATAACAAGTCCTTGTCCAGAGTAATTTCATTTCCATGAAATATTTAAGTATCAAATACCTAAAGGAGGAAGACCCCGTTCTTACTGTGACCCAGGAGGGTGAGGGGTTTACGTTAGAGGAGATATCAGAAATTCCAAGTGTGGAGTAAAGAACAAGAGCTGAACTATACATGCCGTACAGATAGCACTGAAACAGGAAACCCTTACTTCTACTTGCTTAGGTTCATGATGTGGGGTCCAGCCCCATCCTTGGTAGTCCAAAATTACTACATGCCCTTAACCCCTGCTTTGTCAAAACTTACATTATTGACTAGAGAAAAGTCAAGTAAATGTTTGATTTTCAATAGTGTTTATAATGTCACTGATGACATGGACGTGGGCAATTTTTGCCTATAAATAGAAGCAGCTTCAGCTCATTTTAACACACcaaatagagagaaaaaataatatatagagaGCAGTAAGATATTCTACAGACTGTAATAAAAatagtttgtgaagaaaaattagAGTGAGTCACTTTGAGTATTCTACTTATGATTACGGTGTAAAATTCATTACTACAGTAATATCAGTTGCTCGTCTTGGTCTGTGATTTTTTCCTTAGTTaaaagggtttccacgtaaaatctttggtgtcattattttcatttattttcctattattttgccACAAATACTTTTGTTCACTACAAGAAAGAAGACATTTCCCAATGAAGTTTTTTGTTGCCATATACCGAATATTGTTGCCAGTACTTTTGGCAACAATAAAAAAGTTGTTGCATGTCATTGCAATAAACGCTGATGCGAAAATTTTTTGCAACAACAACATTTATTGTTGCCAAAAATGACTTAACGCAACCAAAAATATTGTTCTTACATTCATACAGTTGTGGCTTAAAAAAAAATTCGCAACAAAATGTAATGTTACTGCAAATTAACTTTTTTACCAACAATATTAGTTGTTGCAAAAAGTTAGTTGGTAATCTGATAGAAAGTTTTTTAGCGACAACAATTTTTATTCaataaactaaatattttttgtgCACCTTTAGCAACAATTTATGAGTAGTTTctacatacaaaatacacatttcttttaataattttacacaaattgaaattaaaaattctatAAATTTGCAAAGATCAATACATATGATTGATGCATTAGATATTTTCAACTTCCAAAAAACTAAATACTTCTAGATAAGTTTTTACCTGTAACAAATATATATAAGCAAGGTCATTGTCCTactagtaattaaaaaaaaataaaaaaaactcttcTCCCAGCGGCACTTGAATTACTACTTGATTTATGCATTCTcatcttacaaaaaaaaaattatattttgataaagaaaatcaaaaagtaCACAAGTACATggtaaaaaaaacttttgaatgcaacaacatataaaatataaaggCTGTAGCAAATGAAAATGCACTATAGCAGTTCCAAAAAAGAATAAAGTCCCGCACAAGCTCACATTCTACAAGATGTACTACTGGAAGGTGAGCAAGTAAGTGTAAGATGGTCCCTGTCTTTACATAACTCTAAACTACTTCAGTGCTGATGGTGAATAAGGTAAATAAGGATTTACTCGTGATGTTCTTTCCTCTGTATCTATGCTCTAAACGATCCTACAAACTTAGTGTTTTATTCAAGGCAAAAGTACTCAACAAGGCCACTCCAGTTAACTTGTCTCACCACCCTCACCAGAAAATTGGTGGACTTAAAAGTGGCAATATATTGTCCAATGTTATCCAAATCTTTGCATCATATATCACACTAGACAATCTGAATTTACAAGTTTAGAACTCTTTTTCCCAACTTGCTTGTACTGAGAAGCGGTTGATTTGTTGCTTATAATCCTCAAACTTTCATCTTAAGCCTTCTGAGTTATTTGGAAAGACTTTGTACATATGTAATTACTCTTCCAATACTCCATTAAGTCCTATCTATGATTACTGAAATACCAACaacatatttaatataatttatcaagTGGGGTATCGGGAAGATACTATGTATAAAGATCTTACTCCTACAAGATAAAgaagttgtttttgatagactcTCTAGTATATTCATGGTGTAGAAACAGACATAAATCAGCTTGGCCGCACTTTCACATTCTTGTAAAAGAATGTGTTAAAGAAATGATGCTTCAAAAACTTCCGGGACtcccttttctttctctctctctcttttaatAGTTCAAGATACACATTGATAACCTCATTATTCAAACATGGCCCAGGTTACAAATATTGCAATATTTCTCCAGTAATATCAATATTGGAGCTTTTATGTGTTATCAAAACTCTTCTAAAAGCAAGAACAACAGAGAAACCATTATCATTTAACTGCTAATTTAAACTTCAACCAAAATTAAACAAGGGTCGGTCCTTATTGGGAAAAGGGTGATTGCCCCCTTTTTGACCCGTTACaccatgaaaaattatactaacAATTTAAGGAAACAAGACTACTTTATATGctgaaatttattatattaaaaaacaGTTCTAGATTATTAGATACAATGAGAAGGGACTTACCTTCTCAACCACCGCGAACTCAAGTCTAAACTTAAATCGACGAAAGAAGATTGCAAAGAAGAGTTCTCTCTTGGATTTGTAATTGATCTTGGATTTGTAATTGAAGTTAAAAGAAATCAACGAGCAGAGAGAAGATAATTCTCCCTGCACCTAAAATCTGCAAATTAAAAAAATCTGCAATTGAAGAGAAATTAAGGCATCGACTTAGAGGAATAAGAAGTTTTGAAACCCTTACCTTGCAATTCAAAAATTACTAGTCCAAGTAAAAAGGGAATGATTTTCCCTAAATGAATGAAAGTTTAAgtataggaaaaaagaaaaaaggaaaaagaaaaaaagggcgAGGGAAACTTTTGGCGCTGGTTTTTGACAAAATTTTGATATAAGGAATTGAATAGCCACAAATCAAAAGTTGTTGAAAAGTTAAGTACATTTAACAacgaaataattatttttggcaataataaaaatatgttgctgccaattcatttaaattttatatttttaaattttatatttttaaaaattatccatGATCTATGGCAACAATATTAAATGCCAACCAACAAGAAAATATTTGTGGTTAAATGTTTTATGTTTATGCCAACAATTATATCAAGTTGTTGCTAATTGTCAAGATTTACCAACAATATTATAGTTGTTGTTTAAAGATTGTTGCCAATTCTATACCTTTTTGTAGTGGTTATTCCATATTTATCCATCAAACTTGTATCAGAGCCCACAGTTTGCAATATCTGTATTTTTGGTAAATGATGGAAGCTAACACAAGTAGAATGGTTACTTTGAATGACATTAATTATGCCATTTGACactataaaatctaaaaataaaatcgaTAAAGAGTGAAACCTGTTGTATAGATAGGTTTGCGGTTTTATTAGGCAGTGGATTGACGATAATGTGCTGAATCATATTTCTGGAGAGAAACATCCTCGATGCCTATATGAGCATATTGAAAGTTTGTAtgcttgaaaaattaaaaataataaaatgttcTTGGTAAAATAAATGTTGGAGTTAAAATACTGCAATGGCTCTCCAATGACAGATCACCTGAATAACTTTTAAGGGATCATGAACCAGTTATTTTCTATGGGCATTAAGTTTGATGAAAAAATTCAAGACTTGCTTCAACTTGGTTCCCTACTTGACTCTAggaaaatatttagaatatcatTATAAATTCTGCTCCAGATGGTGTGATCTTTATGGATTTTACCAAGAGCAGCATTCTTAATGAATAAATGAGATGAAAGTCTCAAGGTTTTTCTTCGTCTGATGTCTTGGTGATTGGCACTAGAGGAAGAAGCAGGAATCGTGGTTCTCAAAATAAAGAACACTATAAAAGCAAATATAGAGGCAAATTTAAAGATATTGAGTACTACAATTGTGGATTAAAAGGGCACATaaagaaattttatcaaaagttGGAGAAGGAAAATAGAGCCAAGgaggaaaataaagaagatgacAATAAAAATTGCATAGCTACCGTCACCACTTAAGATCTTGTTACGGTCCTTGATGCAAATCTAATAAATATTGCTTATGTTGATTCAAGTTGAGTTATGGAATCTGGTGCCGCATCTTACGTGACATCAAGAAAGGATTTTTCTCATCTTATACTCCAGGTAACTTTGGAACATTGAGTATGGGCAATGAGACTGTTTCTAAAGTGATTGGTATTGGTATAATTTATTTAGAAACTAGTATTGGATCTAAACTAGTTGTAAACAATGTAAAGCATATACCTGATGTTCGCTTAGCTTGCACTTGATTTCTGTTGGTGTGCTGGATGATGAGGGATATGTTAGTACCAATAGTGGTGGAAAATGGAAACTCATTAAGGGTTCTTTGGATGTGGCTCATAGAGACAAGCATTGTGGTCTATACTGGACTACAACTTCTACTTGTTCTAACATGGTGAATGTATCTAAAAGCACTAGCTCTTCAACATTATGGCATAACAGGCTTATCCACATTCGTGGGAAAGGACTTACTATTCTGGCCAAGAAGAAATTACCGTCggattttgaaaatactaaattagAAAAATGTGAGCACTGCTTGGATGAAACCTAAAATAGAGTTTCTTTCAAGTCTCATCCTCGTTCAAGAAAGATAGAGTTACTTAAGCTGGTGCATTCAGATTTATGCAGTCCGATAAAGATAAGGACTTtgggtggtgcactttactttatcacttttattgatgattgctaAAGAAAATATTGGGTCTATGTCTTGAATACTAAAGACCAAATGTTGGGTGTTTTAAGCAGTCTTAGGCTCCgttgaaagagaaatagaaaaaaagataaagtgTATTTGTATTGATAACTATGGTTAGAGGTGGCAAATGGGCGGGTTGGGTTGAAGTCGGGCTGGTCAAGATGGGATGAACAGATAATTGGGCTAATGCCCAACCTTGCCCAAATGAATTTAGGTCAAGATGGGCTGGGAAAGATGGGCTAATCTATGGGTCATGATTTATAACCCAATCCACCTAAATGCAagtttaatcaaattaaaaatgccagcaaattttttcctttttctgtctttttaccttttccttttttattcccattttttcttttttgtttctttttttctttttattttttcctctttttttaatttttaatctattttttctttttattacttttttctttgcaatctatttttattatggtgGTGAATATTATAGACCGTTTGACCACTACTATAAGCAACAAGGTATTAGATGCTAGAAGATCCCTCCTAAGATTCCCCAGCTTATGGTTTGGCGAAAAGTCAGATGTTTGCTTCCTAAAGCAAAGTTGCCGAACTTCTTTTAGGGTGGGGCTTTATTGACCTCTGCACATGTTATCAACTTATCTCTTGTTGTTGCTTTGCAAAGTGATGTGCTAAATAAACTTTagtatgaaaaatatgttttctaCGACCATTTGAGAGTATTTGGTTGCAAAGCTTTTGTACATGTGCCCAAAGATGAGAGGTCAAAGTTAGATGCCAAGACAAGGCAGTGCATCTTCATTTGTTATAGTTTTGATAAGTTTGGTTACAGGCtatatgatccagttgagaagatTCTTGTAAGAAGCTGTGATATAGTATTCACGGAGAATCAAACCATTAAAGATATTGATAAAAACAAGAAGCTAGAATCTTCAAGTTTTGATGGTGTGGTTAGCCTTGATCAAATTCCTCATCCAAGTATACTTGATATTGTTGGTCTAGATAATCATGGCGACGCCTCAAACCATGTTCCAAATCAACATATTGATAATGACAacgatgttgttgttgataatgcTCCAGTTTAAGAACCTGTGGATGTGTTAAATGCTCTACTTAGAAGGTTTACAAGATAGCGTATTCCTTCTTCTCGTTATTCTCCTAATGAGTATGTGTTGCTCACTGACGAGGGAGAACCTGAATTTTATGAGAAGACCATGGAATATGAACATCAGAACCAGTGGATTAAAGCCATGCAAGATGAGATGAAATCTCTGCATGAGAACCACATTTATGAGTTGGTGAAATTT encodes the following:
- the LOC107866151 gene encoding glutaredoxin-like, with translation MALAKAKEIVSGNPVVVFSKTYCPFCVSAKDLLSTLGASFKAVELDSENEIHAALAEWTGQRTLPNVFISGKHIGGCDSTTTLHREGNLVPMLTEAGALAKSNEVVS